One window of the Torulaspora delbrueckii CBS 1146 chromosome 6, complete genome genome contains the following:
- the TDEL0F03210 gene encoding uncharacterized protein (similar to Saccharomyces cerevisiae ASK10 (YGR097W) and YPR115W; ancestral locus Anc_3.438), which translates to MSDYFSLGQGGTQSETDLSKGAEEQYARSAYSPDDDSGSVHSNDSYLMYMAHGPQSVMSPGVVSNYSGISSAALTPPKGTKDHILPKQDPKSPYYVNVPVPKALPLESAETADGEGSEGQYVREYPTDILVDRFYKWRKILKGLIAYLREVAYAQEQFGRINFQLKSAVKFPFLTDLEDGSNNLIDPLTTRGPIKKQQPLTMAQKKQQELAQMPSAKADYSESTLNLPENSFQAVKRADSDDTSAPSGFMKFGSGSVQDTQVILKKYHLSLANQQFKISKEITSTIVPKMEDLRKDLQAKIKEIKELHGDFKTNISEHVAITGQLLNKYIASVKFVTNNCSSEGSEHIKLHRKNNQLKPKHDPYLLKLQLDLQLKRQLLEENYLQEAYINLQTSGMELEKIVYSKIQHALHKYCLLIDSEARLMIKNLCRELQQGMLSKPPALEWDHFVSHHPACLLDWKSNDPIPPARKLSEIIYPQMKSTLAKCIRAGYLSKKSKYLKNYNKGYFVLTSNYLHEFKSSNFFKMTNSTEESKDHQSVSTASQNNAKSSLLPVMSISLNDCVLMEASDTKFVLVGKPTFNDVDLKKLGTSAKSNLGNLTSATSSPSLYQSAHDAPKKLTKSTFGKLLKGGKPKAPKPSREEKEEVKQFYAAVQQESNKTVNWVFKPASADPTEEEIKQFKKWAHDLKNLTSFNNTEDRARFIEERVLKTQARSKSQLPKPSASSSNVSTLVDGSNVDGTSFRKERPGRPRFIQLQDPSGSSPSLDQLRSRVNTPAVDDNGNLITVAERRSRPQSLYVTSPLASPRMSPDSASSSSVSSLHHQLYQQQQQQQQQQQQQQQQQQQQQQQYNQQYNQQYNQQYNQQYNQPPHSPGQSITSDGITNTAQVTSGVPVGSTPRHQRKSSSTNSLPGINAPPLSALNSPKSVHSEGSAGGYFAIPVGNGSEGSRGSTPLYVDDKMQQNSLSRTSSRGPGLGMRATSGGYSPQSLNLMSQQVSPVPKLRLNDQDVHHNEEMQPHQSDTALANGKVRRSIPGELQSAKSDSTLNSGSPSLYMRSNNSASSLNANNSRTHPIRKHKKNVSFSSLNSLMFSKKGSNPGGSHITDQFMSGGIQEDDGDSENKSQSIKLNQSIYS; encoded by the coding sequence ATGTCTGATTACTTCAGTTTGGGGCAAGGTGGTACCCAGTCGGAGACTGACCTCAGTAAAGGAGCAGAAGAGCAGTATGCGAGGTCCGCTTATTCACCGGATGACGATTCTGGATCTGTTCATTCCAATGATTCGTATCTGATGTATATGGCTCATGGTCCACAGAGTGTGATGAGCCCCGGAGTGGTCAGTAACTACAGTGGGATTAGTTCTGCTGCCTTGACACCTCCAAAGGGTACTAAAGATCATATATTGCCTAAACAGGATCCCAAATCACCTTATTATGTGAATGTACCAGTACCAAAGGCTTTACCATTGGAGAGTGCAGAGACCGCAGACGGTGAAGGATCTGAGGGGCAGTATGTTAGAGAATATCCCACTGATATTCTTGTGGATCGGTTTTATAAATGGAGAAAGATCTTAAAGGGGTTGATTGCATATCTGAGAGAAGTAGCATATGCTCAGGAACAATTTGGTAGGATTAATTTCCAGTTGAAAAGTGCAGTTAAGTTTCCTTTCTTGacagatcttgaagatggatCAAATAATCTGATCGATCCCTTGACTACAAGAGGGCCTATAAAGAAGCAACAACCATTGACTATGGCACAAAAAAAGCAGCAGGAGCTCGCGCAAATGCCTTCTGCTAAGGCCGATTACAGTGAATCTACGCTGAACTTGCCGGAAAATAGTTTTCAAGCAGTGAAGAGAGCCGACTCTGATGACACTTCTGCGCCTTCGGGGTTCATGAAGTTTGGCTCCGGATCAGTGCAAGATACCCAGgttattttgaaaaaatatcacCTTTCCCTGGCTAATCAGCAGTTCAAGATCTCTAAGGAGATTACTTCAACTATCGTgccaaagatggaagaTCTGCGCAAGGACTTGCAGgcaaagatcaaagagattaaGGAGTTGCATGGAGATTTCAAGACCAATATCAGTGAACACGTTGCCATCACAGGTCAACTGTTGAACAAATACATTGCATCGGTCAAATTTGTGACAAATAACTGCTCATCGGAAGGATCAGAACACATCAAATTGCATAGAAAAAATAACCAGCTTAAACCAAAACATGATCCTTATCTACTGAAATTGCAATTAGATCTACAGTTGAAACGTCAATTGCTCGAGGAAAATTATTTGCAGGAGGCTTATATCAATCTTCAAACGTCCGGTATGgaattggaaaagatcgTTTACTCCAAGATTCAGCACGCACTGCATAAGTATTGTCTTCTGATCGATTCGGAGGCTCGTCTTATGATCAAAAACCTTTGCAGGGAATTGCAGCAAGGTATGCTTTCAAAACCTCCTGCTTTGGAATGGGATCATTTCGTTTCTCATCATCCCGCATGTTTGCTTGATTGGAAGTCTAACGATCCTATCCCGCCTGCTAGAAAGCTATCAGAAATTATTTACCCACAGATGAAGTCGACTCTAGCCAAATGTATCAGAGCTGGATATTTGAGCAAAAAATCCAAATATCTTAAAAACTACAACAAGGGCTACTTTGTGCTCACTTCCAATTATTTGCATGAGTTCAAGAgcagcaatttcttcaaaatgacaAACTCTACAGAGGAAAGTAAAGATCATCAAAGCGTTTCAACCGCCTCCCAAAACAACGCAAAAAGTTCCTTATTACCTGTCATGAGTATATCTCTAAATGATTGTGTTCTCATGGAGGCTTCCGATACCAAGTTTGTCCTGGTCGGTAAACCAACCTTTAACGATGTGGACCTGAAAAAACTAGGTACTTCTGCCAAGAGTAACTTAGGGAACCTTACAAGTGCGACCTCCTCACCCTCATTGTACCAGTCAGCTCATGATGCACCAAAGAAACTAACAAAGTCTACGTTTGGCAAACTATTGAAAGGAGGTAAACCAAAGGCGCCTAAACCCAGTCgtgaagagaaagaagaagttaaaCAGTTCTACGCAGCAGTACAGCAGGAAAGTAACAAGACAGTAAACTGGGTTTTCAAACCAGCATCAGCAGACCccactgaagaagaaattaaaCAGTTTAAGAAATGGGCTCATGATCTCAAAAACTTGACCTCTTTTAACAATACAGAAGATAGAGCAAGATTTATCGAAGAACGCGTTTTGAAGACACAGGCCCGTTCTAAAAGCCAACTTCCTAAACCCAGTGCTAGTAGTTCTAATGTTTCGACTTTGGTGGATGGTTCGAACGTTGATGGTACTTCTTTCAGGAAGGAGAGACCAGGACGGCCTAGATTCATTCAGTTGCAAGATCCATCCGGGTCTTCGCCTTCCTTAGATCAGCTCAGATCGAGAGTTAACACACCAGCGGTGGATGACAATGGTAACTTGATAACTGTCGCAGAGCGCAGAAGCCGACCACAATCACTCTATGTCACATCCCCACTAGCGTCCCCAAGAATGTCACCGGATTCTGCAAGTTCAAGTTCTGTTAGCTCCCTACATCACCAGCTTTAccagcagcagcaacaacagcagcaacagcaacaacagcaacaacagcaacaacagcaacaacagcaacaatACAATCAACAATACAATCAACAATACAATCAACAATACAATCAGCAGTACAATCAACCTCCTCACTCCCCTGGTCAATCCATAACAAGCGATGGCATCACCAACACAGCACAAGTTACAAGCGGAGTGCCCGTGGGCAGTACGCCTCGCCATCAGAGGAAATCTTCGTCAACGAATTCTCTACCTGGTATAAATGCACCTCCGTTATCCGCATTAAATTCTCCCAAGAGTGTGCATTCTGAAGGCAGCGCTGGTGGATACTTTGCCATCCCTGTTGGCAATGGTAGTGAAGGTTCTCGTGGGTCAACGCCGCTCTACGTCGATGACAAGATGCAACAGAACAGTTTATCTCGAACGTCTAGCCGAGGCCCTGGTTTGGGCATGAGGGCAACATCAGGTGGCTATTCCCCTCAATCTCTTAACCTCATGTCACAGCAAGTATCACCAGTGCCTAAGCTTCGTCTGAATGACCAGGACGTTCATCATAACGAAGAGATGCAACCACATCAAAGCGATACAGCTCTAGCAAACGGCAAGGTAAGAAGAAGTATCCCTGGCGAATTGCAGTCTGCCAAGAGCGACTCTACATTGAACTCAGGCTCTCCATCTCTCTACATGAGAAGCAACAACAGTGCCAGCAGTCTTAATGCCAATAACTCAAGAACCCATCCCATCAGAAAACACAAGAAGAATGTGTCTTTCAGCTCATTGAACAGTTTGATGTTCTCTAAGAAGGGATCAAATCCAGGGGGTAGCCATATAACAGATCAGTTCATGAGCGGTGGCATACAAGAGGATGATGGTGATTCAGAGAATAAATCACaatctatcaaattaaACCAGTCGATCTATTCTTGA
- the TDEL0F03220 gene encoding flavin reductase family protein (ancestral locus Anc_3.439), with the protein MILGLVRYQSTISKHLITQEKFKQCMGKIANQAMILSAASEKTIPHKDFRGLTLSSVTSLSLKPQPMIQFNLQLPSFTSEALHETRFFAVHLLKPNLTSIKLARNFSKGAIRNEKDATFSPTRPFEDLIEKVHYDTYKIQGTDLIIPLLKNSERVLICEKKNVFQVGDHEIWVGQVEDIVANEENTTGGLLYCNRNFHLLGNKITQ; encoded by the coding sequence ATGATACTGGGACTAGTTCGTTATCAATCTACAATCAGCAAGCATCTTATTACACAGGAGAAATTCAAGCAATGTATGGGAAAGATAGCTAACCAGGCCATGATTCTATCGGCTGCCAGCGAGAAGACGATACCCCACAAGGACTTTCGAGGGCTTACACTATCTTCAGTCACCTCTCTATCGCTAAAACCTCAGCCAATGATCCAgttcaatcttcaattgccCTCTTTTACGTCAGAAGCACTACATGAAACTAGATTCTTCGCCGTGCATCTTTTAAAACCTAATTTGACATCAATTAAACTGGCTAGGAATTTCAGCAAAGGAGCAATTAGAAATGAAAAGGATGCTACATTTTCACCTACGAGGccatttgaagatctgaTCGAAAAAGTTCACTACGATACGTACAAGATTCAAGGAACAGATCTTATAATTCcactattgaaaaattctgaaagGGTCTTAATCTgtgagaagaaaaatgtCTTTCAGGTCGGAGACCATGAAATCTGGGTGGGTCAGGTTGAGGATATTGTAGCGAATGAAGAGAACACTACTGGTGGCTTGCTTTACTGCAACAGGAACTTTCACCTCTTAGGGAATAAGATCACACAATAA
- the RRG8 gene encoding Rrg8p (similar to Saccharomyces cerevisiae YPR116W; ancestral locus Anc_3.440), which translates to MNCSRKLVKELLIKKRQGILAVEPTPIESIPLSPLVTNFERWSDKRRKLYFEDDKTMLDEGLQDFKLENNVFASMLASPMRCERLTRQRVPKDLLIQLKLQKLPDVQGAKHSLKLVPTALHQKGNKSSYLLNSGKIIKKNAKLSPSWIPIPALLSGMRYFKVSDVFIDRDNFLEEYSKETQEYLESELNKVKNYETVLRNWSIVVAYDEGNTNSIELLSMGALEILKLNLGCLGCASPLRQIVEFKSNHDLGLVLELPRDEKIVKLLYRLLACFSSSR; encoded by the coding sequence ATGAATTGCTCGAGAAAATTGGTCAAGGAACTGCTTATTAAGAAGAGACAGGGCATATTAGCTGTCGAGCCCACGCCGATCGAAAGTATACCATTGAGCCCATTGGTGACGAATTTCGAAAGATGGTCTGATAAGAGACGAAAGTTGTAttttgaggatgataaaACAATGCTTGATGAAGGTCTCCAGGATTTCAAACTGGAGAATAATGTGTTTGCCTCAATGCTTGCCTCACCCATGAGATGCGAAAGATTAACACGACAGAGGgttccaaaagatttacTGATACAGCtgaaacttcaaaaactaCCAGATGTACAGGGGGCTAAGCACAGTTTGAAGCTTGTACCCACTGCTCTGCATCAGAAAGGAAATAAGAGTTCTTATTTGCTGAATTCAGGcaaaataataaaaaaaaatgcgAAACTATCTCCTAGCTGGATCCCAATACCAGCACTGTTGTCAGGTATGagatatttcaaagtttcagaTGTTTTCATTGATAGAGATAACTTCTTGGAAGAGTATTCTAAAGAAACGCAAGAGTATCTAGAAAGTGAGCTGAACAAAGTGAAGAACTATGAGACAGTGTTACGAAACTGGAGTATAGTTGTTGCCTATGATGAGGGAAATACTAATTCGATCGAGCTTCTCAGCATGGGCGCCTTGGAAATCTTAAAGCTCAATTTAGGCTGTCTTGGTTGCGCGTCTCCACTTCGTCAAATCGTGGAGTTCAAAAGTAACCATGATCTAGGTCTCGTATTGGAACTCCCCCGTGACGAGAAGATAGTCAAGCTGCTTTACCGTTTACTGGCGTgcttttcatcatcacgTTAA
- the ESP1 gene encoding separase (similar to Saccharomyces cerevisiae ESP1 (YGR098C); ancestral locus Anc_3.441): MSKPEEPLNEVSLNTPARKQALDPLNTISGLSFAKSGSENAYRFEPRRTHVSSKYISHHYEFISQALKQKSSIKNQIDLIHQSLSELYRIFIRVHSWDNLRLLVKRHLMVIVGLLNEGDIAAAIKEILHLYNETTYHKVRDLHGILLADCTSCNDHYLSNLKLLALQAILKNKASQEYQSSIVKFFALDHRYLLKMCKLKIHMVVQLLLNFFTVLPHFKVLFGLKFLQYLKQFSLQFETYIVNMDPSLFRKQLKLRSSEMVPECEFYLRCYYDQYSIHDTSPEKIMHNELAKEKETENFSLKILIDENKTKSDLTFLLKYKMHRVLDIVTESFNATESIPFAGHLVLLTNTWEVIRFGGLQESNNKKAFFDRTLLFLNSKMSLVEHNETSFNEILNIMAEYCIDSNQLKRLSNVVNVLFNCFVVSKKLDFLKLAAKFEGESYLKNDSKSSRPLVEKFEKFLSRVSDPRDKLHIFGYLFNFQMAGDESLGTIQTFCQNVYIRCFPKLRLTKFADFDFCSEVMMAFLYGSSPLKGTPPANWSPITRMLFSCLSGTFHLNTIEINPEPNKWHSLYKYEVLIKAAYCFNIEMSKHSTLNLASIVKSYVNKWINSKSDWREKATTFEMDFLNILLEYLAFNNFDKLIVELIQCLRSKKVIYERILDDLKVYLLSAYINLQMVDNITAFKDEFNCTAFDFKSTKLEPLLQYLETKLLIVAWDRDYEVFETLFVQELPKIGEEVLDIDNNSKKLYLSTLKSYFLTINLLVAASTLQLSRNNVLAAVIESKKALKLSTSLIKRSNKLSERSRLKVVHSLTSSYLKLLSLYIHIGVARDCDFYASELSSVICELNEPSVVFKCLQFLHQYYQLTGQAELAATALKKSNDTFEYIDGEFNVLALSSFFFINGEYEKLFDGLKLFFMKDIKKTSLPDYWRLKMGHVVQNFPEHYKYKTLNDINKMNDTYQRVMNQLENDPFFRSVFDSMVIIPSCHPPNELLPKLNPPHAQKEGLASALTVLPRSSNMTPKDKHIRQKFDRAAAINQLKLLKDSAEHLDLSSLKNHELSRVASFYSLALSLLSNLSIGGSFVESLVDEFALSELAKCMPLHYDKILTTVGSDIYDNFGLLPITSFTDPVKLKREKSLEDQKKLRASSVPFSVISIDFCPVTKNLLLSKIETCHDRNVHIRMPLNRTHTRDLDCMTLTFDDARRELFNIIEKSNASTSVEVTSSITTKDERKKWWQTRYELDHRLQELLNNIEVCWFNGMKGLFGPEIIEADILQDFRMKVDDVLHQNLPSRRQNGSPDMFLQVDDWIIELIMKLNPQHDDFVLMMEDLIYVILDVLLYHGEENAYDEIDVGVIHIQLEEIVKEFRPRLLSAQKISHTFLVVSSDCHMFPWESLSFLKDISVTRVPSFSILNDLIAKSNNKVSPEISLRENIAMILNPHGDLRKTESRFSDLFKEIAKKRPDSSLLINQKPDEQTFLKMVSSSNLFIYLGHGGGEQYARTREIKKFDHIAPSFLLGCSSASMGLYGKLEPTGTVYSYLLGGCCSVLGNLWDVTDKDIDKFSERVFDEIGLGCGSSDGSQEGSWISKAVSRSRDVCHLKYLNGAAPVVYGLPMRFK; encoded by the coding sequence ATGTCGAAGCCCGAAGAGCCCTTGAATGAGGTGAGTTTGAATACACCAGCGAGAAAACAGGCTCTGGATCCCCTCAATACCATTTCAGGACTTTCATTCGCTAAGTCTGGGAGTGAAAATGCGTATCGGTTTGAACCTAGGAGGACTCACGTATCGAGTAAATACATAAGTCATCACTATGAGTTCATCTCTCAGGCGTTGAAACAGAAAAGCTCTATTAAGAATCAGATTGATCTTATACATCAGTCTTTGAGTGAGCTGTACAGGATATTCATTCGCGTGCATTCGTGGGATAATTTACGATTATTAGTGAAGCGGCACTTAATGGTTATTGTGGGTCTGTTGAATGAAGGTGACATCGCAGCTGCtatcaaagagatactACATCTTTATAATGAAACGACTTATCACAAAGTGCGCGATCTTCATGGAATTTTATTGGCCGATTGTACTTCATGTAACGATCATTACCTTTCGAACCTCAAGCTGTTAGCCCTGCAAGCTATTCTGAAAAATAAAGCATCCCAGGAATATCAAAGTTCGATTGTTAAATTTTTTGCATTAGACCATCGTTATCTCCTGAAAATGTGCAAGTTGAAGATTCACATGGTTGTACAGTTGttgctcaatttctttacaGTACTACCGCATTTCAAAGTCCTTTTTGGTTTGAAGTTTTTACAATACCTCAAACAGTTTAGTCTTCAGTTCGAAACCTACATCGTAAACATGGACCCTTCATTGTTTCGAAAACAGTTAAAATTACGTTCATCCGAAATGGTCCCTGAATGTGAGTTTTATCTACGATGTTACTACGATCAATATTCGATCCATGACACATCGCCAGAAAAGATTATGCATAATGAGTTGGCCAAGGAAAAAGAGACCGAGAacttctctttgaaaattttgattgaCGAGAATAAGACGAAATCAGATCTGACCTTTTTGCTGAAATACAAGATGCATCGGGTCCTCGATATCGTTACAGAAAGTTTTAATGCAACAGAAAGTATACCGTTCGCGGGACACCTGGTATTACTGACAAACACTTGGGAAGTCATAAGATTTGGTGGGCTGCAGGAAAGCAATAACAAAAAGGCATTTTTCGACAGGACATTACTTTTCCTGAATTCCAAAATGAGTTTGGTGGAACATAATGagacttctttcaatgaaattttgaacatAATGGCAGAATACTGTATCGACAGCAATCAGCTGAAGAGATTGTCAAATGTCGTAAACGTacttttcaattgctttgttgtttcaaaaaaattggacTTTCTGAAGCTGGCTGCCAAATTCGAAGGTGAAAGTTACTTGAAAAACGACAGCAAGTCTTCGCGACCATTAGTTGAGAAATTCGAGAAGTTTTTATCGCGAGTAAGCGATCCTCGAGACAAATTGCACATATTTGgatatttgttcaactttCAAATGGCAGGCGACGAAAGTTTAGGAACAATTCAAACGTTTTGTCAGAATGTTTACATTCGTTGCTTTCCGAAATTGAGACTCACAAAGTTTGCTGATTTTGATTTCTGCTCAGAAGTCATGATGGCCTTTCTTTATGGCAGCTCTCCCCTCAAGGGAACACCCCCAGCAAATTGGTCACCTATAACGCGGATGCTATTTTCATGCTTGTCGGGTACATTCCATCTTAACACAATAGAGATAAATCCTGAGCCAAATAAATGGCATTCTCTCTACAAGTACGAAGTTCTCATCAAGGCGGCATACTGTTTTAACATTGAGATGAGTAAGCACAGTACATTGAATCTTGCCTCAATAGTGAAAAGCTATGTGAATAAGTGGATAAACAGCAAGTCAGACTGGAGGGAAAAAGCTACCACCTTTGAAATGGACTTTCTAAACATACTATTGGAATACCTTGCTTTTAACAATTTTGACAAACTAATTGTTGAGTTAATTCAATGTCTCCGATCCAAGAAGGTCATATATGAACGCATATTGGATGATTTAAAGGTTTACTTATTATCAGCATACATCAACCTTCAGATGGTTGACAACATTACTGCCTTCAAAGACGAATTCAACTGTACAgcatttgatttcaaatcGACCAAACTTGAGCCGCTGTTGCAATATTTAGAGACAAAATTGCTAATCGTTGCCTGGGATAGGGACTATGAGGTGTTTGAGACACTATTCGTACAGGAGTTGCCCAAGATCGGAGAAGAAGTACTTGATATCGATAACAACTCAAAAAAACTTTATCTCAGTACATTAAAGTCATACTTTTTAACTATCAACCTATTGGTCGCAGCTTCCACACTacagctttcaagaaacaatGTACTGGCTGCAGTCATCGAAAGTAAGAAGGCTTTAAAGCTATCTACTTCTCTTATTAAGAGATCAAACAAACTTTCggaaagatcaagattgaaAGTCGTTCATTCCTTGACATCTTCTTACCTAAAATTACTGTCACTTTACATTCACATAGGAGTTGCCCGAGACTGTGATTTTTACGCCAGTGAGCTATCAAGTGTAATCTGTGAACTGAATGAACCTTCGGTGGTGTTCAAGTGCTTGCAGTTTTTGCATCAGTACTATCAGCTTACCGGGCAAGCAGAACTTGCGGCCACTGCTTTAAAAAAGAGTAATGATACCTTTGAATACATCGACGGAGAGTTTAATGTTTTAGCATTgtcatcattcttcttcattaacGGCGAATACGAGAAGCTTTTCGATGGTTTGAAGCTATTCTTTATgaaagatatcaagaaaacaTCTCTCCCAGACTATTGGCGTTTAAAAATGGGACACGTCGTCCAAAATTTTCCCGAGCATTACAAATACAAAACTTTGAATGATATAAACAAGATGAATGACACGTACCAACGCGTAATGAATCAACTAGAAAATGATCCATTTTTCAGAAGTGTCTTTGATTCAATGGTGATCATTCCTTCATGTCATCCACCAAACGAGCTCTTGCCTAAACTAAATCCACCTCACGCACAAAAGGAAGGTCTCGCTTCAGCTTTGACAGTATTACCAAGATCATCTAACATGACACCTAAAGACAAGCACATCAGACAAAAGTTCGACAGAGCTGCAGCAATTAACCAATTAAAACTACTCAAGGATTCTGCTGAGCACCTTGACCTATCCTCACTGAAGAATCATGAGTTGTCTAGAGTCGCTTCATTTTACTCCTTAGCATTATCTCTACTCTCAAATTTGAGCATTGGAGGTTCATTCGTTGAGAGTCTTGTGGATGAATTTGCGCTTTCTGAATTAGCCAAATGCATGCCCCTCCATTATGACAAGATACTGACAACAGTTGGTAGCGATATTTACGACAATTTTGGTCTTTTACCAATCACTTCATTTACTGATCCTGTCAAGctaaaaagagaaaaatcTTTGGAGGACCAAAAAAAATTACGTGCAAGCTCTGTTCCTTTCAGCGTTATATCCATAGACTTTTGCCCGGTTACGAAGAATCTGCTGCTCTCCAAAATCGAAACCTGTCATGATCGCAACGTTCATATACGTATGCCTTTGAACCGTACTCACACTCGCGACCTGGACTGTATGACTTTAACGTTTGATGACGCCCGAAGGGAGTTATTCAACATCATCGAAAAGAGTAATGCAAGCACATCAGTCGAAGTTACAAGTTCAATTACCACAAAGGACgagagaaagaaatggTGGCAGACTAGGTATGAATTGGATCATAGACTGCAAGAGTTGCTGAACAACATCGAAGTCTGTTGGTTCAATGGGATGAAGGGATTGTTTGGCCCCGAGATCATTGAAGCTGacattcttcaagatttcaGGATGAAGGTAGATGACGTTCTGCACCAAAATTTGCCTAGTAGGAGGCAAAATGGTAGCCCTGATATGTTCCTGCAGGTTGATGATTGGATCATagaattgataatgaagTTGAATCCCCAGCATGATGATTTTGTTTTGATGATGGAAGATTTGATTTACGTCATACTGGATGTTCTTTTGTACCATGGCGAAGAAAATGCATATGACGAAATAGATGTCGGAGTTATACACATTCAGTTGGAGGAAATAGTGAAAGAATTTAGACCGCGATTGTTATCGGCGCAAAAGATATCTCATACTTTTTTGGTAGTAAGCAGTGACTGTCATATGTTTCCCTGGGAGAGCTTGtccttcttgaaagatattTCAGTGACAAGGGTTCCTTCGTTCAGTATCTTGAATGATCTGATCGCGAAGAGCAATAATAAGGTTTCGCCTGAAATCTCGCTCAGGGAAAACATAGCTATGATCTTGAATCCTCATGGTGATCTAAGGAAAACCGAATCAAGGTTCtcagatcttttcaaagagatcgCTAAAAAAAGACCGGACTCAAGTTTGTTAATAAATCAAAAGCCAGATGAGCAAACGTTTCTGAAAATGGTAAGTTCCTCAAACCTTTTCATATATCTAGGTCATGGAGGTGGAGAGCAATACGCTCGTACCAGGGAAATTAAAAAGTTCGACCACATTGCCCCGTCTTTTTTACTAGGATGCTCTTCTGCATCAATGGGATTATATGGAAAATTAGAACCCACAGGTACTGTTTATTCTTATCTGCTAGGCGGCTGTTGCTCAGTTTTAGGTAATCTTTGGGACGTAACAGACAAAGATATCGATAAATTTAGTGAAAGGgtgtttgatgaaatagGACTCGGTTGCGGGTCATCCGATGGCTCCCAAGAAGGGAGTTGGATTTCGAAAGCGGTTTCACGTTCCAGGGATGTATGTCATCTCAAGTACTTAAATGGTGCCGCACCGGTTGTGTACGGTCTTCCAATGAGGTTCAAATAG